A single window of Vigna unguiculata cultivar IT97K-499-35 unplaced genomic scaffold, ASM411807v1 contig_325, whole genome shotgun sequence DNA harbors:
- the LOC114171664 gene encoding uncharacterized protein LOC114171664 codes for MDSKVIKREVLQRELKEVLAKQAELGIEVAEIPSHYLKNSDNQGLQNEGKNKFSDKRKFQNKFNKKLDRKGRFGKKQKFADFSESPSLKMRKPTLLQKLLSADISKDKSHLFQVFRFMVINSFFKHCPDKPLRYPSVMVKENWSEVDTKKDIPKRGNEGAVKKIASLNNDDHSSEDEDSDVDENDSIVHNNPHKELFSLVKEGFEKSDEEGEILE; via the exons ATGGACTCCAAGGTCATTAAAAGGGAGGTCTTACAAAGAGAG CTTAAGGAGGTTTTAGCAAAGCAAGCTGAATTAGGAATCGAAGTTGCTGAAATACCATCACACTACCTTAAGAATTCTGATAATCAAGGTCTTCAGAATGAAGGGAAAaacaaatttagtgacaaaaGAAAGTTCCAAAACAAGTTCAACAAGAAATTAGACAGAAAAGGTCGGTTCGGCAAGAAGCAAAAGTTTGCTGACTTTTCAGAAAGCCCTTCATTAAAAATGAGGAAGCCAACTTTATTGCAGAAACTCTTGAGTGCAGATATAAGCAAGGATAAGAGCCACCTGTTTCAGGTTTTCAGGTTCATGGTAATAAATTCTTTCTTCAAACATTGTCCTGATAAGCCACTTAGATATCCATCAGTCATGGTTAAAGAGAACTGGTCTGAAGTTGACACTAAAAAAGATATTCCTAAACGCGGGAACGAGGGAGCTGTCAAAAAAATTGCTAGCCTAAATAATGATGATCATAGTAGTGAAGACGAAGACAGTGATGTGGATGAGAATGACTCTATTGTACATAATAATCCACACAAAGAACTTTTTTCCTTGGTTAAAGAAGGATTTGAGAAATCTGATGAAGAGGGAGAAATTTTAGAATGA